In Triticum aestivum cultivar Chinese Spring chromosome 5B, IWGSC CS RefSeq v2.1, whole genome shotgun sequence, the following proteins share a genomic window:
- the LOC123113766 gene encoding protein argonaute MEL1 isoform X2 has translation MSYRGGGGRGAPAGGGRGATGRPPPCASSAPRPAATTPVVADNPNATGPHQGAYQHGVVVRNPSPAPYATVGAPSPTPVTIRAPSPTPATIRAPAPTPSPAAPPFQPARVSAPAPAPSTPAAVAKELEQKLFLTETALAPPAAAAVAATQPEEEKAPEVDLAPVSKKGLAHPARPGAGTVGKKVMIRANHFLVNVADNNLFHYDVSYNPESKSRAVNREVLSELIKLHGKTSLGGKLPAYDGRKSLYTAGSLPFESEEFSVTLVDPEKKDKEKAEREYKITIRIAGRTDLYHLQQFLKGRQRDMPQETIQVLDVVLRESPSWNYVTVSRSFFSTTFGHRGDVGEGLECWRGYYQSLRPTQMGLSLNIDISATSFFKPVTVVQFVLEFLNLRDASRPLTDRDRVKIKKALRGVRVETNHQEDQIRRYKITGITPVPMSQLIFPVDERGTRMSVVQYFMQRYKYNLQYTSWPCLQSGSDARPVYLPMEACKIVEGQRYSKKLNDKQVTNILRATCQRPQQREQSIREMVLHNKYAEDKFAQEFGINVCSDLVSVPARVLPPPMLRYHDSGKEKTCAPSVGQWSMINKKMINGGIIDNWACVSFSRIPPEEVHRFCCDLIQMCNMTGMSVNPRPLVDNRSANPNHIENALRDVYRRTTEMLGKQGHEKQLQLLIVILPEVSGSYGKIKKVCETDLGIVSQCCLPRHAARPNKQYLENVALKINVKVGGRNTVLERAFVRNGIPFVSEVPTIIFGADVTHPPPGEDSASSIAAVVASMDWPEITKYRGLVSAQPHRQEIIEDLFSVTKDPKRGNVNGGMIRELLIAFRRKTGRRPERILFYRDGVSEGQFSHVLLHEMDAIRKACASLEEGYMPPVTFVVVQKRDHTRLFPDVHGRRDMTDKSGNILPGSVFELMTCHPTDFGFYPCNNTNIQGTSCNYHVLYDENNFTADALQSLTKKLCNTYARCVPGLSTVAPAFYAHVKARVCTRHYMEGDGSTGELNIKLLGGGDNPDTGRSRKRPREEESGSSSQSADHPTLGGNRISNISTFLPKGKNLPYFEGFLTFIEKSKFRNHPELLPYKRHPLVFMSPLERAAALDNLLKIYFRLNGTQQKAFRSTLASIDCPNWPAAKSYCIFEPLVTYQVNKRGFDTYLEEHFDCLLILRNHNEHGKVLEWELLDYASVACFGDFVQDSFLGLMLKGYEVHKALA, from the exons TCCGGCTCCATCGACCCCCGCTGCCGTCGccaaggagctggagcagaagctctTCCTCACGGAGACCGCGCTGGCGCCGCCCGCCGCGGCGGCGGTCGCGGCGACGCAGCCCGAGGAGGAGAAGGCCCCCGAGGTGGACCTGGCGCCGGTGTCCAAGAAGGGGCTCGCCCACCCCGCGCGGCCCGGCGCCGGCACCGTGGGCAAGAAGGTGATGATCCGCGCCAACCACTTCCTCGTCAACGTCGCCGACAACAACCTCTTCCACTACGAT GTTTCCTACAACCCGGAGTCAAAATCAAGAGCTGTGAACAGGGAGGTACTCAGTGAGCTAATCAAGTTGCACGGGAAGACGTCCCTTGGCGGCAAATTGCCTGCCTATGATGGAAGAAAGAGTCTCTACACTGCAGGCTCACTCCCTTTTGAGTCTGAGGAGTTCTCTGTTACACTGGTTGATCCCGAAAAGAAAGACAAAGAAAA GGCTGAAAGGGAGTACAAGATCACCATTAGGATTGCTGGGAGGACAGACCTGTACCACCTCCAGCAGTTCCTCAAAGGAAGACAGAGGGATATGCCTCAAGAAACCATCCAAGTTCTTGATGTTGTCCTCAGGGAGTCACCATCCTGGAA CTATGTCACAgtgtccagatccttcttctccaccacctTTGGTCACAGAGGAGACGTTGGTGAAGGATTAGAGTGCTGGAGAGGTTACTACCAGAGCTTACGTCCAACCCAGATGGGGCTGTCACTCAATATAG ATATATCTGCAACATCCTTCTTCAAGCCTGTGACAGTGGTCCAGTTTGTGCTAGAGTTCCTCAACTTACGTGATGCCTCGCGGCCTCTGACAGACAGGGACCGTGTTAAG ATAAAGAAAGCACTCCGTGGGGTGCGTGTCGAAACAAACCACCAGGAAGACCAAATCAGAAGATACAAGATAACAGGGATTACTCCTGTTCCCATGAGCCAGCTCAT ATTTCCTGTTGATGAGAGAGGAACAAGAATGTCAGTTGTTCAGTACTTCATGCAAAGATACAAATACAATCTGCAGTATACTTCTTGGCCCTGCTTGCAGTCTGGAAGTGATGCTCGGCCTGTGTATCTGCCTATGGAG GCGTGCAAGATTGTTGAAGGGCAAAGGTACTCTAAGAAACTGAATGACAAGCAGGTCACCAACATACTTAGAGCTACCTGTCAACGTCCCCAGCAGAGGGAGCAAAGCATTCGTGAG ATGGTTCTGCACAACAAGTATGCTGAGGACAAGTTTGCTCAGGAGTTCGGTATCAACGTCTGCAGTGACCTGGTCTCTGTTCCAGCCCGTGTGCTGCCTCCCCCCATG TTGAGATATCATGATTCTGGAAAGGAGAAAACTTGTGCGCCAAGTGTTGGACAGTGGAGCATGATTAACAAG AAAATGATCAATGGAGGAATCATAGACAACTGGGCCTGTGTGAGTTTTTCACGCATACCTCCTGAGGAGGTACACAGGTTCTGTTGTGATCTGATTCAGATGTGCAATATGACTGGAATG TCTGTCAATCCAAGGCCACTTGTAGACAACCGATCAGCTAACCCCAACCACATCGAGAATGCCTTGAGGGATGTCTACAGGAGGACTACCGAAATGCTTGGAAAACAGGGACACGAAAAACAGCTACAACTGTTAATCGTAATCCTACCTGAAGTCAGTGGTTCTTATG GGAAAATCAAGAAGGTTTGCGAGACCGACCTTGGGATCGTGTCTCAGTGTTGCCTGCCAAGGCATGCTGCCAGACCGAACAAGCAATATCTGGAGAATGTTGCACTCAAAATCAATGTGAAG GTCGGAGGACGCAACACAGTTCTGGAGAGAGCTTTTGTGCGAAATGGCATACCGTTTGTGTCCGAAGTCCCAACAATCATCTTTGGTGCTGATGTTACACACCCCCCACCTGGAGAGGACTCTGCATCATCTATTGCTGCG GTGGTGGCATCAATGGACTGGCCAGAGATCACCAAGTACAGAGGTCTTGTCTCTGCTCAACCACACAGGCAGGAGATAATCGAAGATCTCTTCAGTGTCACCAAAGATCCGAAGAGGGGTAATGTCAATGGTGGCATGATCAG GGAGTTACTGATTGCATTCCGCAGGAAGACAGGCCGGAGGCCTGAGAGGATACTCTTCTACAG GGATGGCGTAAGTGAAGGCCAATTCAGCCATGTTCTGCTTCATGAAATGGACGCAATCAGGAAG GCCTGCGCCTCATTGGAGGAGGGGTATATGCCCCCAGTCACCTTTGTGGTTGTCCAGAAAAGGGATCACACCAGGCTGTTCCCTGATGTTCATGGGAGGCGTGATATGACTGACAAGAGTGGGAACATACTTCCTG GAAGTGTGTTTGAACTCATGACCTGCCACCCAACAGACTTTGGCTTTTACCCGTGCAACAATACCAACATACAG GGAACAAGTTGTAATTACCATGTTCTTTATGATGAGAACAATTTCACGGCTGATGCGCTTCAATCCCTGACGAAGAAGCTCTGTAATAC CTATGCTCGGTGCGTTCCAGGACTCTCCACAG TGGCACCGGCTTTTTATGCTCATGTAAAAGCTAGAGTCTGTACTCGCCACTACATGGAAGGGGACGGCTCAACTGGGGAACTAAATATTAAACTTCTTGGTGGTGGTGACAA TCCGGATACTGGAAGGTCTCGTAAAAGGCCTCGTGAGGAAGAATCGGGTTCTTCATCTCAATCGGCCGATCACCCAACTTTGGGAGGCAACAGAATATCCAACATAA GTACATTCCTTCCAAAGGGGAAGAATTTACCATACTTTGAAGGCTTTCTTACATTTATCGAGAAGAGCAAATTTAGAAATCATCCAGAACTGCTACCGTACAAGCGGCACCCCTTGGTTTTTATGTCCCCACTAGAAAGAG CTGCTGCTTTGGATAATCTTTTGAAGATTTATTTCCGGCTCAATGGTACTCAGCAGAAGGCTTTCCGGTCAACATTGGCCAGCATCGATTGCCCCAACTGGCCTGCTGCAAAAAGTTACTGCATTTTTGAACCTCTGGTTACTTATCAAGTGAACAAGCGTGGCTTCGATACATacctagaagagcactttgattgTTTACTCATTTTGCGAAACCATAATGAGCACGGCAAAGTG TTGGAATGGGAATTGCTTGACTATGCCTCAGTTGCGTGCTTCGGAGATTTTGTTCAGGATTCTTTCTTGGGTCTTATGCTAAAGGGCTATGAAGTTCATAAAGCCCTTGCTTAA
- the LOC123113766 gene encoding protein argonaute MEL1 isoform X3, with product MSYRGGGGRGAPAGGGRGATGRPPPCASSAPRPAATTPVVADNPNATGPHQGAYQHGVVVRNPSPAPYATVGAPSPTPVTIRAPSPTPATIRAPAPTPSPAAPPFQPARVSAPAPAPSTPAAVAKELEQKLFLTETALAPPAAAAVAATQPEEEKAPEVDLAPVSKKGLAHPARPGAGTVGKKVMIRANHFLVNVADNNLFHYDVSYNPESKSRAVNREVLSELIKLHGKTSLGGKLPAYDGRKSLYTAGSLPFESEEFSVTLVDPEKKDKEKAEREYKITIRIAGRTDLYHLQQFLKGRQRDMPQETIQVLDVVLRESPSWNYVTVSRSFFSTTFGHRGDVGEGLECWRGYYQSLRPTQMGLSLNIDISATSFFKPVTVVQFVLEFLNLRDASRPLTDRDRVKIKKALRGVRVETNHQEDQIRRYKITGITPVPMSQLIFPVDERGTRMSVVQYFMQRYKYNLQYTSWPCLQSGSDARPVYLPMEACKIVEGQRYSKKLNDKQVTNILRATCQRPQQREQSIREMVLHNKYAEDKFAQEFGINVCSDLVSVPARVLPPPMLRYHDSGKEKTCAPSVGQWSMINKKMINGGIIDNWACVSFSRIPPEEVHRFCCDLIQMCNMTGMSVNPRPLVDNRSANPNHIENALRDVYRRTTEMLGKQGHEKQLQLLIVILPEVSGSYGKIKKVCETDLGIVSQCCLPRHAARPNKQYLENVALKINVKVGGRNTVLERAFVRNGIPFVSEVPTIIFGADVTHPPPGEDSASSIAAVVASMDWPEITKYRGLVSAQPHRQEIIEDLFSVTKDPKRGNVNGGMIRELLIAFRRKTGRRPERILFYRDGVSEGQFSHVLLHEMDAIRKACASLEEGYMPPVTFVVVQKRDHTRLFPDVHGRRDMTDKSGNILPGSVFELMTCHPTDFGFYPCNNTNIQGTSCNYHVLYDENNFTADALQSLTKKLCNTYARCVPGLSTVAPAFYAHVKARVCTRHYMEGDGSTGELNIKLLGGGDNPDTGRSRKRPREEESGSSSQSADHPTLGGNRISNISNAGRVPFVDYVKAHRGSFIVKVGVQDCTSTVVGRKEDRYDFADIGRVLGSSFLIAYFDTHKENLTWGGELMFEDIEVHSFQRGRIYHTLKAFLHLSRRANLEIIQNCYRTSGTPWFLCPH from the exons TCCGGCTCCATCGACCCCCGCTGCCGTCGccaaggagctggagcagaagctctTCCTCACGGAGACCGCGCTGGCGCCGCCCGCCGCGGCGGCGGTCGCGGCGACGCAGCCCGAGGAGGAGAAGGCCCCCGAGGTGGACCTGGCGCCGGTGTCCAAGAAGGGGCTCGCCCACCCCGCGCGGCCCGGCGCCGGCACCGTGGGCAAGAAGGTGATGATCCGCGCCAACCACTTCCTCGTCAACGTCGCCGACAACAACCTCTTCCACTACGAT GTTTCCTACAACCCGGAGTCAAAATCAAGAGCTGTGAACAGGGAGGTACTCAGTGAGCTAATCAAGTTGCACGGGAAGACGTCCCTTGGCGGCAAATTGCCTGCCTATGATGGAAGAAAGAGTCTCTACACTGCAGGCTCACTCCCTTTTGAGTCTGAGGAGTTCTCTGTTACACTGGTTGATCCCGAAAAGAAAGACAAAGAAAA GGCTGAAAGGGAGTACAAGATCACCATTAGGATTGCTGGGAGGACAGACCTGTACCACCTCCAGCAGTTCCTCAAAGGAAGACAGAGGGATATGCCTCAAGAAACCATCCAAGTTCTTGATGTTGTCCTCAGGGAGTCACCATCCTGGAA CTATGTCACAgtgtccagatccttcttctccaccacctTTGGTCACAGAGGAGACGTTGGTGAAGGATTAGAGTGCTGGAGAGGTTACTACCAGAGCTTACGTCCAACCCAGATGGGGCTGTCACTCAATATAG ATATATCTGCAACATCCTTCTTCAAGCCTGTGACAGTGGTCCAGTTTGTGCTAGAGTTCCTCAACTTACGTGATGCCTCGCGGCCTCTGACAGACAGGGACCGTGTTAAG ATAAAGAAAGCACTCCGTGGGGTGCGTGTCGAAACAAACCACCAGGAAGACCAAATCAGAAGATACAAGATAACAGGGATTACTCCTGTTCCCATGAGCCAGCTCAT ATTTCCTGTTGATGAGAGAGGAACAAGAATGTCAGTTGTTCAGTACTTCATGCAAAGATACAAATACAATCTGCAGTATACTTCTTGGCCCTGCTTGCAGTCTGGAAGTGATGCTCGGCCTGTGTATCTGCCTATGGAG GCGTGCAAGATTGTTGAAGGGCAAAGGTACTCTAAGAAACTGAATGACAAGCAGGTCACCAACATACTTAGAGCTACCTGTCAACGTCCCCAGCAGAGGGAGCAAAGCATTCGTGAG ATGGTTCTGCACAACAAGTATGCTGAGGACAAGTTTGCTCAGGAGTTCGGTATCAACGTCTGCAGTGACCTGGTCTCTGTTCCAGCCCGTGTGCTGCCTCCCCCCATG TTGAGATATCATGATTCTGGAAAGGAGAAAACTTGTGCGCCAAGTGTTGGACAGTGGAGCATGATTAACAAG AAAATGATCAATGGAGGAATCATAGACAACTGGGCCTGTGTGAGTTTTTCACGCATACCTCCTGAGGAGGTACACAGGTTCTGTTGTGATCTGATTCAGATGTGCAATATGACTGGAATG TCTGTCAATCCAAGGCCACTTGTAGACAACCGATCAGCTAACCCCAACCACATCGAGAATGCCTTGAGGGATGTCTACAGGAGGACTACCGAAATGCTTGGAAAACAGGGACACGAAAAACAGCTACAACTGTTAATCGTAATCCTACCTGAAGTCAGTGGTTCTTATG GGAAAATCAAGAAGGTTTGCGAGACCGACCTTGGGATCGTGTCTCAGTGTTGCCTGCCAAGGCATGCTGCCAGACCGAACAAGCAATATCTGGAGAATGTTGCACTCAAAATCAATGTGAAG GTCGGAGGACGCAACACAGTTCTGGAGAGAGCTTTTGTGCGAAATGGCATACCGTTTGTGTCCGAAGTCCCAACAATCATCTTTGGTGCTGATGTTACACACCCCCCACCTGGAGAGGACTCTGCATCATCTATTGCTGCG GTGGTGGCATCAATGGACTGGCCAGAGATCACCAAGTACAGAGGTCTTGTCTCTGCTCAACCACACAGGCAGGAGATAATCGAAGATCTCTTCAGTGTCACCAAAGATCCGAAGAGGGGTAATGTCAATGGTGGCATGATCAG GGAGTTACTGATTGCATTCCGCAGGAAGACAGGCCGGAGGCCTGAGAGGATACTCTTCTACAG GGATGGCGTAAGTGAAGGCCAATTCAGCCATGTTCTGCTTCATGAAATGGACGCAATCAGGAAG GCCTGCGCCTCATTGGAGGAGGGGTATATGCCCCCAGTCACCTTTGTGGTTGTCCAGAAAAGGGATCACACCAGGCTGTTCCCTGATGTTCATGGGAGGCGTGATATGACTGACAAGAGTGGGAACATACTTCCTG GAAGTGTGTTTGAACTCATGACCTGCCACCCAACAGACTTTGGCTTTTACCCGTGCAACAATACCAACATACAG GGAACAAGTTGTAATTACCATGTTCTTTATGATGAGAACAATTTCACGGCTGATGCGCTTCAATCCCTGACGAAGAAGCTCTGTAATAC CTATGCTCGGTGCGTTCCAGGACTCTCCACAG TGGCACCGGCTTTTTATGCTCATGTAAAAGCTAGAGTCTGTACTCGCCACTACATGGAAGGGGACGGCTCAACTGGGGAACTAAATATTAAACTTCTTGGTGGTGGTGACAA TCCGGATACTGGAAGGTCTCGTAAAAGGCCTCGTGAGGAAGAATCGGGTTCTTCATCTCAATCGGCCGATCACCCAACTTTGGGAGGCAACAGAATATCCAACATAAGTAATGCCGGTCGCGTCCCTTTTGTGGACTATGTTAAAGCACATCGCGGTAGTTTCATCGTCAAAGTAGGAGTTCAGGACTGTACCTCTACAGTTGTAGGTAGAAAGGAAGATAGATATGATTTTGCCGACATCGGTAGGGTACTCGGTAGTAGTTTTCTTATAGCTTACTTTGACACACACAAAGAGAACTTGACGTGGGGTGGAGAATTGATGTTTGAAGATATTGAA GTACATTCCTTCCAAAGGGGAAGAATTTACCATACTTTGAAGGCTTTCTTACATTTATCGAGAAGAGCAAATTTAGAAATCATCCAGAACTGCTACCGTACAAGCGGCACCCCTTGGTTTTTATGTCCCCACTAG
- the LOC123113766 gene encoding protein argonaute MEL1 isoform X1, which translates to MSYRGGGGRGAPAGGGRGATGRPPPCASSAPRPAATTPVVADNPNATGPHQGAYQHGVVVRNPSPAPYATVGAPSPTPVTIRAPSPTPATIRAPAPTPSPAAPPFQPARVSAPAPAPSTPAAVAKELEQKLFLTETALAPPAAAAVAATQPEEEKAPEVDLAPVSKKGLAHPARPGAGTVGKKVMIRANHFLVNVADNNLFHYDVSYNPESKSRAVNREVLSELIKLHGKTSLGGKLPAYDGRKSLYTAGSLPFESEEFSVTLVDPEKKDKEKAEREYKITIRIAGRTDLYHLQQFLKGRQRDMPQETIQVLDVVLRESPSWNYVTVSRSFFSTTFGHRGDVGEGLECWRGYYQSLRPTQMGLSLNIDISATSFFKPVTVVQFVLEFLNLRDASRPLTDRDRVKIKKALRGVRVETNHQEDQIRRYKITGITPVPMSQLIFPVDERGTRMSVVQYFMQRYKYNLQYTSWPCLQSGSDARPVYLPMEACKIVEGQRYSKKLNDKQVTNILRATCQRPQQREQSIREMVLHNKYAEDKFAQEFGINVCSDLVSVPARVLPPPMLRYHDSGKEKTCAPSVGQWSMINKKMINGGIIDNWACVSFSRIPPEEVHRFCCDLIQMCNMTGMSVNPRPLVDNRSANPNHIENALRDVYRRTTEMLGKQGHEKQLQLLIVILPEVSGSYGKIKKVCETDLGIVSQCCLPRHAARPNKQYLENVALKINVKVGGRNTVLERAFVRNGIPFVSEVPTIIFGADVTHPPPGEDSASSIAAVVASMDWPEITKYRGLVSAQPHRQEIIEDLFSVTKDPKRGNVNGGMIRELLIAFRRKTGRRPERILFYRDGVSEGQFSHVLLHEMDAIRKACASLEEGYMPPVTFVVVQKRDHTRLFPDVHGRRDMTDKSGNILPGSVFELMTCHPTDFGFYPCNNTNIQGTSCNYHVLYDENNFTADALQSLTKKLCNTYARCVPGLSTVAPAFYAHVKARVCTRHYMEGDGSTGELNIKLLGGGDNPDTGRSRKRPREEESGSSSQSADHPTLGGNRISNISNAGRVPFVDYVKAHRGSFIVKVGVQDCTSTVVGRKEDRYDFADIGRVLGSSFLIAYFDTHKENLTWGGELMFEDIEVSYGRIVVNRKPRVATSQDDFDKDIHVLVLMLTGTFLPKGKNLPYFEGFLTFIEKSKFRNHPELLPYKRHPLVFMSPLERAAALDNLLKIYFRLNGTQQKAFRSTLASIDCPNWPAAKSYCIFEPLVTYQVNKRGFDTYLEEHFDCLLILRNHNEHGKVLEWELLDYASVACFGDFVQDSFLGLMLKGYEVHKALA; encoded by the exons TCCGGCTCCATCGACCCCCGCTGCCGTCGccaaggagctggagcagaagctctTCCTCACGGAGACCGCGCTGGCGCCGCCCGCCGCGGCGGCGGTCGCGGCGACGCAGCCCGAGGAGGAGAAGGCCCCCGAGGTGGACCTGGCGCCGGTGTCCAAGAAGGGGCTCGCCCACCCCGCGCGGCCCGGCGCCGGCACCGTGGGCAAGAAGGTGATGATCCGCGCCAACCACTTCCTCGTCAACGTCGCCGACAACAACCTCTTCCACTACGAT GTTTCCTACAACCCGGAGTCAAAATCAAGAGCTGTGAACAGGGAGGTACTCAGTGAGCTAATCAAGTTGCACGGGAAGACGTCCCTTGGCGGCAAATTGCCTGCCTATGATGGAAGAAAGAGTCTCTACACTGCAGGCTCACTCCCTTTTGAGTCTGAGGAGTTCTCTGTTACACTGGTTGATCCCGAAAAGAAAGACAAAGAAAA GGCTGAAAGGGAGTACAAGATCACCATTAGGATTGCTGGGAGGACAGACCTGTACCACCTCCAGCAGTTCCTCAAAGGAAGACAGAGGGATATGCCTCAAGAAACCATCCAAGTTCTTGATGTTGTCCTCAGGGAGTCACCATCCTGGAA CTATGTCACAgtgtccagatccttcttctccaccacctTTGGTCACAGAGGAGACGTTGGTGAAGGATTAGAGTGCTGGAGAGGTTACTACCAGAGCTTACGTCCAACCCAGATGGGGCTGTCACTCAATATAG ATATATCTGCAACATCCTTCTTCAAGCCTGTGACAGTGGTCCAGTTTGTGCTAGAGTTCCTCAACTTACGTGATGCCTCGCGGCCTCTGACAGACAGGGACCGTGTTAAG ATAAAGAAAGCACTCCGTGGGGTGCGTGTCGAAACAAACCACCAGGAAGACCAAATCAGAAGATACAAGATAACAGGGATTACTCCTGTTCCCATGAGCCAGCTCAT ATTTCCTGTTGATGAGAGAGGAACAAGAATGTCAGTTGTTCAGTACTTCATGCAAAGATACAAATACAATCTGCAGTATACTTCTTGGCCCTGCTTGCAGTCTGGAAGTGATGCTCGGCCTGTGTATCTGCCTATGGAG GCGTGCAAGATTGTTGAAGGGCAAAGGTACTCTAAGAAACTGAATGACAAGCAGGTCACCAACATACTTAGAGCTACCTGTCAACGTCCCCAGCAGAGGGAGCAAAGCATTCGTGAG ATGGTTCTGCACAACAAGTATGCTGAGGACAAGTTTGCTCAGGAGTTCGGTATCAACGTCTGCAGTGACCTGGTCTCTGTTCCAGCCCGTGTGCTGCCTCCCCCCATG TTGAGATATCATGATTCTGGAAAGGAGAAAACTTGTGCGCCAAGTGTTGGACAGTGGAGCATGATTAACAAG AAAATGATCAATGGAGGAATCATAGACAACTGGGCCTGTGTGAGTTTTTCACGCATACCTCCTGAGGAGGTACACAGGTTCTGTTGTGATCTGATTCAGATGTGCAATATGACTGGAATG TCTGTCAATCCAAGGCCACTTGTAGACAACCGATCAGCTAACCCCAACCACATCGAGAATGCCTTGAGGGATGTCTACAGGAGGACTACCGAAATGCTTGGAAAACAGGGACACGAAAAACAGCTACAACTGTTAATCGTAATCCTACCTGAAGTCAGTGGTTCTTATG GGAAAATCAAGAAGGTTTGCGAGACCGACCTTGGGATCGTGTCTCAGTGTTGCCTGCCAAGGCATGCTGCCAGACCGAACAAGCAATATCTGGAGAATGTTGCACTCAAAATCAATGTGAAG GTCGGAGGACGCAACACAGTTCTGGAGAGAGCTTTTGTGCGAAATGGCATACCGTTTGTGTCCGAAGTCCCAACAATCATCTTTGGTGCTGATGTTACACACCCCCCACCTGGAGAGGACTCTGCATCATCTATTGCTGCG GTGGTGGCATCAATGGACTGGCCAGAGATCACCAAGTACAGAGGTCTTGTCTCTGCTCAACCACACAGGCAGGAGATAATCGAAGATCTCTTCAGTGTCACCAAAGATCCGAAGAGGGGTAATGTCAATGGTGGCATGATCAG GGAGTTACTGATTGCATTCCGCAGGAAGACAGGCCGGAGGCCTGAGAGGATACTCTTCTACAG GGATGGCGTAAGTGAAGGCCAATTCAGCCATGTTCTGCTTCATGAAATGGACGCAATCAGGAAG GCCTGCGCCTCATTGGAGGAGGGGTATATGCCCCCAGTCACCTTTGTGGTTGTCCAGAAAAGGGATCACACCAGGCTGTTCCCTGATGTTCATGGGAGGCGTGATATGACTGACAAGAGTGGGAACATACTTCCTG GAAGTGTGTTTGAACTCATGACCTGCCACCCAACAGACTTTGGCTTTTACCCGTGCAACAATACCAACATACAG GGAACAAGTTGTAATTACCATGTTCTTTATGATGAGAACAATTTCACGGCTGATGCGCTTCAATCCCTGACGAAGAAGCTCTGTAATAC CTATGCTCGGTGCGTTCCAGGACTCTCCACAG TGGCACCGGCTTTTTATGCTCATGTAAAAGCTAGAGTCTGTACTCGCCACTACATGGAAGGGGACGGCTCAACTGGGGAACTAAATATTAAACTTCTTGGTGGTGGTGACAA TCCGGATACTGGAAGGTCTCGTAAAAGGCCTCGTGAGGAAGAATCGGGTTCTTCATCTCAATCGGCCGATCACCCAACTTTGGGAGGCAACAGAATATCCAACATAAGTAATGCCGGTCGCGTCCCTTTTGTGGACTATGTTAAAGCACATCGCGGTAGTTTCATCGTCAAAGTAGGAGTTCAGGACTGTACCTCTACAGTTGTAGGTAGAAAGGAAGATAGATATGATTTTGCCGACATCGGTAGGGTACTCGGTAGTAGTTTTCTTATAGCTTACTTTGACACACACAAAGAGAACTTGACGTGGGGTGGAGAATTGATGTTTGAAGATATTGAAGTAAGCTATGGTCGAATCGTGGTGAATAGAAAGCCAAGAGTGGCTACGAGTCAAGATGATTTTGACAAGGATATCCATGTCCTCGTATTAATGTTGACAGGTACATTCCTTCCAAAGGGGAAGAATTTACCATACTTTGAAGGCTTTCTTACATTTATCGAGAAGAGCAAATTTAGAAATCATCCAGAACTGCTACCGTACAAGCGGCACCCCTTGGTTTTTATGTCCCCACTAGAAAGAG CTGCTGCTTTGGATAATCTTTTGAAGATTTATTTCCGGCTCAATGGTACTCAGCAGAAGGCTTTCCGGTCAACATTGGCCAGCATCGATTGCCCCAACTGGCCTGCTGCAAAAAGTTACTGCATTTTTGAACCTCTGGTTACTTATCAAGTGAACAAGCGTGGCTTCGATACATacctagaagagcactttgattgTTTACTCATTTTGCGAAACCATAATGAGCACGGCAAAGTG TTGGAATGGGAATTGCTTGACTATGCCTCAGTTGCGTGCTTCGGAGATTTTGTTCAGGATTCTTTCTTGGGTCTTATGCTAAAGGGCTATGAAGTTCATAAAGCCCTTGCTTAA